CATTAATTTTGTTCTTTCAATAATCAACCCGAGCAGCAGTTTGTAACGAGAAGCAGAGATGGTCCTTTATAAAATCTGTTATTTTATGAAGACAACTAAATTTTATTGTAAGTGACTCATTTGGTACGTACGTATATTAAATTGGTAATATTTTACCCGGGCCTGACCCTAACAATGTAAGGCATTTCTGGAAATTTTTTACGGGGCAGACTCCGAGGATAATTTGGAAAGAACTGTTTTCTCTTTTCAAATTTTCTCGAGCAATAATTAAATTTTTTTCCTTATATAAGCCATTAATCGCAAACCCCAAATAATTCTAAATTGTATCAATTTCAAAAAAACTTTTTGATGAAAAGCAAAATTTTTTATGCCATCATTTTTGTTCCAGTTAGGATAACTACTTTCCAAACTTTTTATATGATGAATAATATTTTTTCGTCTTGCCCTATTCGAAACCAAAGTTAGCACAGTTGAATAAAGCATTTCCCTAACAAAAATTGTTTCAATCTCATTTGGGAATTTATTTTTCAGTTCTTTTTCCAAGGTTTGAAAGGCCTCTATAGCATATTTCTCGCTAGCATTTTTTTTATTGTTCACTATTGAGCTTTCATTAGAAATATAATAATATAACGGCTTTTTTATATAATGTATATTGTTGCAATATACAAGGGATCTTTTATTAAAAACCATATCTTCGAACCTTAATATATCCGGAAACTTTGCACCATTAAATTTAATATTCTCAGTTCTATATACTTTGCAGCACATACTCCCATTAGCATTAGCTATTGCAAGTTTTTGGTTTATAGCACCTTGCTCAAAACCTGGAATAGTTGAACCATGAATTATACTTTCACCTCTTCTTTTATAGTAATCAAACATCACACAATCGGCACCAGTATTTAATATTGTATCGCTAATTTCTTTCAAACAATGGAAATCTATATAGTCATCACTGTCAATAAACATGACGTATTTTCCTATTACTTTTTCTAGACCTAGATTTCTAGCCAATCCTGGTCCGCTATTCCTTTTTGTTTTTAGAAGAACAATATCCAAGCTACTATTTTCCTTGTATGTCATTAAATGATTATATGAATCATCCGTTGAGCAATCATCAATAATTATAACTTCAAAATTTTTATATGTCTGACTTACCAAACTCTCAAAATAAGGACCCATTAGGGAAAAAGAATTATACATAGGAGTTATTATTGAAAACTTTATTTAAACCAACCCCTTGCTCAATTTAAACAAAATAAAATAATTCTTATCATTTAGGAAGAGTACTTCCAAAAAACATCTTCCAATTTATTCCCCGGCTTATTGCGCAGTGCATACATGATCTTTGGGCAAAATTATCTGCCAAGCAAAAAAACCAAAGTAGTGCTTAGGTTCTACCTCAGTACAAGCGTGAACAAAATAGTATATTTCTTTCAATGAACAATTCCTAACATCAACAGTTCCAATTAATCAAAAACCGGCCATCATTACTACAAACGGTGTTAGTCAGCTATTCACAGGTATTTTTCGATATATAAAATAGCAGATGTAAAATGAAAACAATATTAATATTATTGTGAGTAACCAAAATCACTTAATGTACTTATCGAATTACAATAAATTATTATTCCCTTAATGCTTCTCATCTCACCAGTTCTTTTAAGTTAGGTCTAAAATAATCATCTACACAACCGTCTATCACGCTCATTAATAACATACAACCCTCTCTTACCTTCAAACGCAGCATCAAAGCACACCTTTTCTCCTGACCGATTCCATCTAGGATGCAAATCACATCGTACATCATTGTCATATTTAAACGGTGCAAATACTCTAGCCAATTTACTAATCCTACCATCATCTATACAATAAACAGTGGCAATTCTTGCTCTATCCGGATATGTGTCTGTAACAATCAACCTCCCATTCGGTGAGTAACTAGGATGACCATCTGAGTTTAGTTCAGACCAAAGTTTATAAAAATTTGGTGTTTTATCCTCCATCAAATAATATCCATTGCCACTATCCTTCTTATTAGCAAAAGCTAAAATCTCTGTATCATTTTTCCAACAGCAATGCGAAGTCATATTATCGTCACTTAAGTTGTACATATCCCTTCCATTGCAATTCACCGTAACTAGCCTTGTATATTTTCTTGAACTGTGAAACCATCTATGTAGGACCATAAACCTTTTACCCGAGGGGCTAATCATAATATGATTCACCTTATGCTCAGCACCCTCCATTTCAGGTCTTGGTTCAAAATTTACAAAATCAGTATATTTCAATAGTTGTGTTACTTGATGGCTTCTAAGATTGATATGCCAAATACATGGCTTGTCTGGACACTTTTCACCACGATATTTTTCTGTTTGGTTAGAATAACCATAGCCTTTTCTTAACCGATGCAAACGTGCAAAATCCAATGATAGCGCAAAATCCCCATCTTGTGAAACACTGTATACTGGCATGAGAATGACTCTCTCTTCACGTGTTATTATGTTTAAAATCACAGAGCAATACTGTCCGTCTCGGAAATCGTTATAGATAATCTTATCTGAATACTTAGGTCCTAGCCACTGAAGCATACATCCCTGTTGTACATTCCAAGAATTAGTCTTACCTAGCAATTTATATGAATTATTGTTTAGAGTGTCAAATAAAATAATATCTGCAGTTTCTCTAGGGGCAACTGAAGAATGTGCATCTTTTGCCCTTAAGCAAAGCATGTACCTATCAGTGATATCCCACGGTGATTTATCATAGTACCCAAAAAAATATTCCATCCCATCGTTTGGGGAAATTCGTGTTATATTTCCCTCAAATTTTATTTTAGGGGATATAGCATACATTCCTATTTGATAGATTCTTTTTGCTACTCTCTTTATTTTAGGGGCTTTATTTAGCAAGTTATTAACTTTTGATTCAATTACTGACATGATTCACCTCACGATGGCTCCGTAAATACTTTTTATAAATCCACTTTTGAAAACCAATTGGCATTATATAAATTAATAATTGTACAAATAACACTCTCAAAAAGTCTGTAAAACTACTAAATCCAATTTTAAAAGCATTGTATCGCGTTGCTATCAATAATTTTGTATTAATCCAATTTTTCCTTCTTTTATATGTATCTTCTTCAAACCTGAATAAAAACAAAGATTGGTTGATATTCTTAGTTCTGCAACCATCCATTAACATTCTGATCCACAAATCAGTATCTTGGTTTTTTCTTAAATCTTTATATCCGCCGATTGCTAACACCTTGCTCTTTCTATACATCACTGTCGGGTGATTAAATGGATCTCTTTGTTTTGCATATTTATATATTTCTTCATGAGTTTCAGGAACTAACCTTGTACAAATTATGTTGTTCTCATGTCCAATAAACTCATCTACAGAACATCCAACAATATCGAGCTCACTATTTTGTTCAAATTCTTTTAGTTGCCGTTCACACCGTGTACTTAAAGATATATCGTCAGCATCCATTCTAGCAACGACATCATTTGTGCAAATCTTAAGACCCTCATTTAGTGCTACTCCTAATCCGACATTCTCCTTCAGATCCACCTGCTTAATTATTCCTGAAAAATCTCTATCTATAGAATCAATAACCTCTTGCAATTCCGCAGTAATAGGCCCATCTTTAACAATTACGAATTCATTTGTTTGCATACTTTGATTTAGCATACTTAAAATGCTTTTTTTCAAATAAATTGGCTTATCTTTTTTGTATACCGTCATCAACACACTATACTCCATATTCTAACTCCTAGTGCCTAGTATTTGTCCTTAATAAACATAACAGGTAAAAATTTAATATTTTAATCTAGTCGTTAATTCTATGAAACTTTCTATCAGAATTCACCACCATAAAAGAGTCCCCACTTTTATCATAACTATTAATTACTGCTATTACAGTTCTAAACATCGTTTTAATTTCACCAAGGAAACTAAATGCATCTATGCTTCTCAAGTTATATTTCATCTTCTTAGGCAAAACATCATTTACATATGCCTCATCAACATCATCAGCATTGGCCAAAAGCTGTTCTTCGTTTTTATATTGAATACTAGCTTCCGAAGTAACCCCAGCTGGCAGAAGTAACGTTGCCATCATCTCATCTGTATATTTATCAACATACCTTACGACCTCCGGCCTTGTACCAACAAAGCTCATGTCACCTGAAACTATATTGAAAAGTTGTGGAACTTCATCTAGCCTAAACTTCCTTAGGATATTACCAACCTTAGTAACTCTAATATCATTCTTTGCGGTTATTTGCGCACCAATCTTATCGGCATTATTTACCATCGTTCGAAATTTAAAGATTTTAAACTGTTTCCCGTATTGCGTAACTCTAACTTGACGAAACATAACCGGTCCTTTGGAATCCATTTTGATAGCTATGCTTATAATAATAAACACAGGGGAAAGCATAATAAATGTAAAAATAGCAATTA
This genomic interval from Desulfoscipio sp. XC116 contains the following:
- a CDS encoding glycosyltransferase family 2 protein, whose product is MKFSIITPMYNSFSLMGPYFESLVSQTYKNFEVIIIDDCSTDDSYNHLMTYKENSSLDIVLLKTKRNSGPGLARNLGLEKVIGKYVMFIDSDDYIDFHCLKEISDTILNTGADCVMFDYYKRRGESIIHGSTIPGFEQGAINQKLAIANANGSMCCKVYRTENIKFNGAKFPDILRFEDMVFNKRSLVYCNNIHYIKKPLYYYISNESSIVNNKKNASEKYAIEAFQTLEKELKNKFPNEIETIFVREMLYSTVLTLVSNRARRKNIIHHIKSLESSYPNWNKNDGIKNFAFHQKVFLKLIQFRIIWGLRLMAYIRKKI
- a CDS encoding glycosyltransferase, with the protein product MEYSVLMTVYKKDKPIYLKKSILSMLNQSMQTNEFVIVKDGPITAELQEVIDSIDRDFSGIIKQVDLKENVGLGVALNEGLKICTNDVVARMDADDISLSTRCERQLKEFEQNSELDIVGCSVDEFIGHENNIICTRLVPETHEEIYKYAKQRDPFNHPTVMYRKSKVLAIGGYKDLRKNQDTDLWIRMLMDGCRTKNINQSLFLFRFEEDTYKRRKNWINTKLLIATRYNAFKIGFSSFTDFLRVLFVQLLIYIMPIGFQKWIYKKYLRSHREVNHVSN
- a CDS encoding sugar transferase, which translates into the protein MILRKWEDLPDNMKKDSVKKYYDSLYKKRLSLLVKRIFDVVIAIFTFIMLSPVFIIISIAIKMDSKGPVMFRQVRVTQYGKQFKIFKFRTMVNNADKIGAQITAKNDIRVTKVGNILRKFRLDEVPQLFNIVSGDMSFVGTRPEVVRYVDKYTDEMMATLLLPAGVTSEASIQYKNEEQLLANADDVDEAYVNDVLPKKMKYNLRSIDAFSFLGEIKTMFRTVIAVINSYDKSGDSFMVVNSDRKFHRIND